Proteins encoded within one genomic window of Methanosarcina barkeri str. Wiesmoor:
- a CDS encoding DUF167 domain-containing protein, producing MSFEEAITDMGSDVIIDIEVTPGSRSISVPSGYNEWRKRIEVKLTKNAQKGKANEQLVECLAELFSISSSNILINSGATSSKKSLLLKGVSYQQAVSVFEAHLKNNPEI from the coding sequence ATGTCCTTCGAAGAGGCAATAACAGATATGGGGTCCGATGTAATTATTGATATAGAGGTTACTCCGGGTTCCAGGTCAATTTCGGTTCCAAGCGGTTATAACGAGTGGCGCAAGCGAATTGAAGTAAAACTAACCAAAAATGCCCAGAAAGGAAAGGCAAACGAACAGCTGGTAGAATGCCTTGCTGAACTCTTCTCAATTAGCAGTTCGAATATTCTTATAAATAGTGGGGCAACAAGCAGTAAGAAGTCTTTATTGTTAAAAGGAGTTTCATATCAACAGGCAGTTTCAGTTTTTGAAGCGCATTTAAAAAATAACCCCGAAATTTAA